In one Chlamydia sp. BM-2023 genomic region, the following are encoded:
- a CDS encoding malate dehydrogenase: protein MQLTRTVSIAVTGGTGQIAYSFLFALAHGDVFGSDCGIDLRVYDLPGLERVLSGVRMELDDCAYPLLQSLRVTTSLEDAFDGIDAAFLIGAAPRGPGMERSDLLKRNGEIFSLQGSVLNTSAKRDANIFVVGNPVNTNCWIAMNHAPKLNRKNFHAMLRLDQNRMHAMLAHRAEVPTDEVSHVVIWGNHSAKQVPDFTQALISGKPAVEVISDRDWLENIMLPSIQNRGSAVIEARGKSSAASAARALAESARSIFNPKDGEWFSTGVCSDYNPYGIPEDLIFGFPCRMLPSGGYEIIPGLPWDPFIKNKIQISLDEISQEKSSVSLL, encoded by the coding sequence ATGCAGCTAACACGTACAGTTAGCATTGCTGTGACCGGAGGGACAGGACAAATAGCCTATAGTTTTTTGTTCGCTCTAGCTCACGGTGATGTTTTTGGTAGTGATTGTGGAATAGATTTACGCGTTTACGATCTCCCCGGATTGGAAAGAGTCCTTTCTGGAGTGCGTATGGAACTTGATGACTGTGCTTATCCTCTTTTACAGTCCCTGAGGGTCACTACCTCCCTAGAAGACGCTTTCGACGGTATTGACGCAGCTTTTCTTATAGGAGCGGCGCCACGAGGTCCCGGTATGGAGCGTTCGGATCTTTTAAAGCGTAATGGGGAGATTTTTTCTCTTCAGGGTTCGGTATTGAATACCTCTGCAAAGCGGGACGCAAACATTTTTGTTGTTGGTAATCCTGTGAACACCAATTGTTGGATTGCTATGAACCACGCTCCAAAGTTAAATAGAAAGAACTTTCATGCGATGCTGCGGTTAGATCAAAATCGTATGCATGCCATGCTTGCGCATCGCGCGGAAGTGCCCACAGATGAAGTATCTCATGTTGTTATTTGGGGTAATCATTCTGCAAAACAAGTTCCTGATTTTACTCAGGCATTAATTTCAGGAAAACCCGCAGTAGAAGTCATTAGTGATCGTGATTGGTTGGAAAATATCATGCTACCCTCAATTCAAAATCGAGGAAGCGCTGTGATCGAAGCTCGAGGGAAATCCTCGGCAGCTTCAGCAGCACGCGCTCTAGCAGAATCCGCACGGTCTATTTTTAATCCTAAAGATGGGGAATGGTTCTCTACTGGAGTATGTTCTGATTATAATCCTTACGGTATCCCTGAAGATTTAATTTTTGGTTTTCCCTGTCGTATGCTGCCTTCCGGAGGCTATGAGATTATTCCTGGATTGCCTTGGGATCCCTTTATAAAAAATAAGATACAAATATCCTTAGACGAAATTTCTCAGGAAAAATCTAGTGTATCTTTGTTATAG
- the ltuA gene encoding protein LtuA (LtuA (late transcription unit A protein) is found exclusively in the genus Chlamydia.): MFFIRVRSVGFLDIHGVLSTRKGEQVMKSATGVWVGARGAIFYRIAS; this comes from the coding sequence ATGTTCTTTATTCGTGTACGCTCTGTAGGTTTTTTAGACATCCATGGTGTTTTATCTACTCGCAAAGGCGAGCAGGTCATGAAATCCGCCACAGGGGTGTGGGTTGGCGCTCGAGGAGCGATTTTTTACCGTATTGCCTCATAA
- a CDS encoding glucose-6-phosphate isomerase: protein MDKNSFLDSPSTKILQELAVAPIDLTVPGVLSQERIERFSLSVEGFTLSYATERIDEGIFSALTDLAKERDLHGSMQAMQNGEVVNYIENFPSESRPALHTATRAWVRKTPLQGNAEDISLRSKIEAQRLKDFLSKVRDSFTTIVQIGIGGSELGPKALHAALKGCCPSDKKVYFVSNVDPDNAAEVLQEIDCSKTLVVTVSKSGTTLETAVNEELLADHFLKQGLNFREHFIAVTCEGSPMDDTSKYLEVFHMWDSIGGRYSSTSMVGGVVLGFAYGFDTFVKLLEGAAAMDAVALEPRMSENLPMLAAMLGIWNRNFLRYPTSVVVPYATGLEYFPAHLQQCGMESNGKSITKTGERVGFSTSPIIWGEIGTNSQHSFFQCLHQGSDIAPIEFIGFLKNQRGLDIVISGCSSSQKLFANMIAQSIALAKGKENTNLNKDFKGNRPSSLLVAERLDPYTLGALLAFYEHKIVFQGFCWGINSFDQEGVTLGKELANQVLQVMQGQASAGAFPEAEALLRLFNNAGGRIS, encoded by the coding sequence ATGGATAAAAACAGCTTTTTAGATAGCCCCTCAACAAAGATATTACAAGAGTTAGCCGTCGCACCTATAGATTTAACAGTTCCTGGGGTGCTTTCTCAAGAGCGTATAGAAAGATTTTCATTATCTGTGGAAGGATTTACACTAAGCTATGCTACAGAACGTATAGATGAAGGTATTTTCTCAGCTTTAACGGACCTCGCCAAAGAACGCGATCTTCATGGCTCCATGCAGGCAATGCAAAATGGAGAGGTTGTAAATTACATCGAGAATTTTCCTAGTGAGTCACGTCCTGCCCTACATACAGCTACGCGAGCCTGGGTAAGAAAAACCCCTTTACAAGGGAATGCTGAAGATATTTCCCTAAGATCAAAAATAGAGGCTCAGCGGCTAAAAGATTTCTTAAGTAAAGTTAGAGATTCTTTCACTACTATTGTGCAAATTGGTATTGGGGGTTCTGAATTAGGACCAAAAGCTTTGCACGCAGCTTTGAAGGGGTGTTGCCCTTCTGATAAAAAAGTCTATTTTGTATCTAATGTAGACCCTGATAATGCTGCTGAAGTTTTACAAGAAATAGATTGTTCAAAAACACTTGTTGTTACTGTATCGAAATCGGGAACTACTCTAGAGACCGCTGTTAATGAAGAATTATTAGCAGATCATTTTTTAAAACAAGGTTTGAATTTTCGTGAGCATTTCATAGCGGTTACTTGTGAGGGTAGCCCTATGGATGATACCTCTAAATATCTAGAAGTTTTCCATATGTGGGATAGTATCGGAGGAAGATACTCATCGACGTCTATGGTTGGAGGCGTTGTCCTAGGTTTTGCTTACGGATTTGATACCTTTGTAAAACTTCTTGAAGGAGCAGCAGCTATGGACGCAGTTGCTTTAGAGCCCCGTATGAGTGAAAATCTACCTATGCTTGCCGCAATGTTAGGGATTTGGAATCGTAATTTTTTACGTTACCCTACATCTGTAGTTGTACCTTATGCAACAGGTCTAGAATATTTCCCTGCCCATTTACAACAATGTGGTATGGAATCTAACGGCAAGAGTATCACTAAGACCGGGGAAAGAGTAGGTTTTTCTACTAGCCCAATTATTTGGGGAGAAATAGGAACCAATAGCCAGCATTCATTTTTCCAGTGCCTTCATCAAGGTAGCGACATTGCCCCTATAGAATTTATCGGTTTTCTTAAAAATCAAAGAGGACTGGATATTGTTATTTCGGGCTGTAGTTCTTCGCAAAAACTGTTTGCTAATATGATTGCGCAATCGATTGCTCTAGCTAAGGGAAAGGAAAATACAAACCTTAATAAAGACTTTAAGGGTAACCGTCCTTCTTCTCTTCTTGTCGCTGAGAGACTCGATCCCTATACTCTAGGGGCGCTGCTAGCCTTCTATGAACATAAAATCGTATTTCAAGGTTTTTGTTGGGGGATAAATTCTTTTGATCAAGAGGGGGTCACCTTGGGAAAAGAGCTGGCTAATCAGGTTCTTCAGGTTATGCAGGGTCAGGCCTCGGCGGGAGCCTTCCCGGAAGCTGAAGCCTTGTTAAGACTTTTTAACAATGCTGGTGGGAGAATCTCTTAG
- a CDS encoding site-specific tyrosine recombinase XerD encodes MTSAQFYDAILEQFTLFLSVDRGLSRNSISAYCQDIALFLTINTITSAEEISQDSVYLFVEQLHKRKEAESTLARRLIALKVFFHFLKEAKLLSCPPIIEHPKIWKRLPSVLTPQEVDALLSIPGASGLSPVIATRDTAILHTLYSTGIRVSELCGLCISDVSDDFVRVTGKGSKTRLVPLGKLACKAIDAYLCPFREQFQKTKPEEHHLFLSSRGNKLERSCVWRRIQYYAKKVTHKRVSPHSLRHAFATHLLDNKADLRVIQEMLGHARIASTEIYTHVAADTLIENFLSYHPRNP; translated from the coding sequence ATGACCTCAGCGCAATTTTATGATGCTATTCTTGAACAATTTACTCTTTTTCTATCTGTAGATCGCGGTCTCAGCCGCAATTCGATTTCTGCTTATTGTCAGGACATCGCTTTATTTCTAACAATAAATACTATTACATCAGCTGAAGAAATCTCCCAAGACAGCGTTTATCTGTTTGTGGAACAACTGCATAAACGCAAAGAAGCAGAATCCACTCTAGCACGGCGTCTTATTGCGTTAAAAGTATTTTTCCACTTTCTCAAAGAAGCAAAACTTCTTTCCTGTCCTCCAATTATTGAACACCCAAAAATATGGAAACGGCTTCCTTCTGTTCTCACACCTCAAGAAGTAGACGCTCTTTTATCTATTCCGGGTGCCTCGGGACTTTCCCCTGTAATCGCCACTAGAGATACGGCTATTCTTCATACGCTATACTCTACAGGTATTCGTGTATCTGAACTTTGCGGACTATGCATCAGCGATGTTAGTGACGATTTCGTTCGTGTTACTGGGAAAGGTTCAAAAACACGACTCGTCCCTCTAGGGAAATTAGCTTGTAAAGCTATCGACGCCTACCTCTGTCCTTTTCGTGAGCAATTTCAAAAAACCAAACCGGAAGAACACCACCTATTTCTTTCTTCCCGAGGGAATAAACTCGAGCGTTCATGCGTATGGAGAAGAATCCAGTATTACGCGAAGAAGGTAACTCATAAACGCGTTTCTCCTCATTCCCTAAGGCATGCCTTTGCCACTCACCTATTGGATAACAAAGCTGACCTTAGGGTAATTCAAGAGATGCTTGGCCATGCGCGCATAGCCTCTACGGAAATCTATACTCATGTTGCTGCTGACACTCTGATAGAAAACTTTCTTTCCTATCATCCAAGAAATCCCTAA
- a CDS encoding SycD/LcrH family type III secretion system chaperone: MSYLDYLLEKITSSGKEDYPFPDDLESYLSGYFPNQDLPLDTYQKLFKISSEELERVYKEGYNAYLNRQYAESSETFRWLVFFNPFVSKFWFSLGASLHMSKLYPQALHAYSVTAILRDKDPYPHYYAYICYTLMDQPEDASKALDLAWERAKHHSAYQELKAEILDIKNHA; this comes from the coding sequence ATGTCATACTTAGATTATTTATTAGAAAAAATCACTTCCTCCGGCAAGGAAGATTATCCCTTTCCTGACGATTTGGAGAGTTACCTTTCAGGGTACTTCCCAAATCAAGATTTGCCTTTGGATACGTATCAAAAGCTCTTTAAAATTTCTTCTGAAGAGTTAGAGCGTGTGTACAAGGAAGGTTACAACGCTTACTTAAATAGACAATATGCAGAAAGTAGTGAAACCTTTCGTTGGCTAGTCTTTTTTAATCCTTTTGTCTCTAAGTTTTGGTTTTCTTTAGGTGCCTCTCTTCATATGAGCAAGCTGTATCCTCAAGCTCTCCATGCTTATAGCGTTACGGCAATATTACGGGATAAGGATCCTTATCCTCATTATTATGCCTATATATGTTACACACTGATGGACCAACCTGAAGATGCTAGTAAAGCCTTAGATCTTGCCTGGGAACGCGCAAAGCATCATAGTGCTTACCAAGAACTAAAAGCAGAAATTTTGGATATAAAAAACCATGCGTAA
- a CDS encoding class I SAM-dependent methyltransferase, translated as MSYSNLPKSFVIKKSLTSFFRVLRVGISRIQFSLRETIYLLRSLYIRYPRLALYDLTKFVYSLLKNPYTKLRRSPQSSLLREGNVYGETPWSVLNKISREFGITSQDVIYDLGCGLGKVCFWFSYVIGCQAVGIDNQLAFIRFASRVHRWLSSQPTIFFKEHFHESKLSQASCVYFYGSSYSLKVLKSVLKAFEEIPSGNMVISISFPLDSLPDGEQLFFTEKSCEVSFPWGKTTAYKNIRK; from the coding sequence ATGTCGTATTCCAACCTCCCAAAGAGCTTCGTAATTAAAAAATCTTTAACTTCATTCTTTCGTGTACTGAGAGTTGGAATTTCTAGGATACAGTTCTCCCTTAGGGAAACTATCTACTTGCTCCGCTCTCTTTACATCAGATATCCAAGACTAGCTTTATACGACTTAACGAAGTTTGTTTATTCTTTATTAAAAAATCCCTACACGAAATTACGCCGTTCTCCACAATCTTCCTTATTGCGAGAGGGGAATGTCTATGGAGAGACCCCCTGGTCAGTGTTAAATAAAATTAGCAGGGAATTTGGCATTACCTCCCAAGATGTTATTTATGACTTGGGATGTGGCTTGGGGAAAGTATGCTTTTGGTTTTCCTACGTTATAGGATGCCAAGCCGTGGGTATCGATAATCAGCTAGCATTTATTCGTTTTGCATCTCGCGTCCATCGCTGGTTATCTTCCCAGCCTACAATATTTTTTAAAGAACATTTCCACGAATCGAAACTATCACAAGCTTCTTGTGTTTATTTTTATGGTTCTTCTTATTCTCTAAAGGTGTTGAAAAGTGTGTTGAAAGCTTTTGAAGAGATTCCCTCAGGAAATATGGTAATTAGCATTTCCTTTCCTTTAGATTCTCTTCCTGATGGGGAGCAGTTGTTTTTTACAGAGAAAAGCTGTGAGGTATCTTTCCCTTGGGGGAAAACAACAGCATATAAAAATATACGAAAATAA
- the ispH gene encoding 4-hydroxy-3-methylbut-2-enyl diphosphate reductase, with protein sequence MRRVILCNPRGFCAGVVRAIQVVEAALEKWGAPIYVKHEIVHNRHVVDDLRRRGAIFVEDLRDVPVGAKVIYSAHGIPPEIREEAKARNLFDIDATCVLVTKIHSAVKLYASKGYQIILIGKKKHVEIIGIRGEAPESVSVVENVDDVANLPFGPEVPLFFVTQTTLSLDDVAEIAQALKVRYPHIITLPSSSVCYATQNRQEALRAVLPQVNFVYVVGDTQSSNSNRLREVAEKRNIPSRLINSPDHISDEILNYSGDIAITAGASTPEHIVQSCVARLKELIPDLQDHEDIFTIEDVVFQPPKELRN encoded by the coding sequence ATGCGTAGAGTGATACTATGCAATCCTAGGGGTTTTTGCGCTGGAGTAGTTCGGGCTATTCAGGTGGTAGAGGCAGCTTTGGAGAAATGGGGAGCGCCCATTTACGTTAAACATGAGATCGTTCATAACCGTCATGTTGTAGACGACCTTAGAAGAAGAGGGGCAATCTTCGTTGAGGATTTGCGAGATGTCCCCGTTGGTGCAAAGGTTATTTATTCAGCTCATGGTATTCCACCTGAAATTCGAGAAGAGGCAAAAGCTCGAAATCTTTTTGATATTGATGCTACCTGTGTGCTAGTAACTAAGATTCATTCTGCAGTTAAGCTATATGCAAGTAAGGGTTATCAAATTATTTTGATAGGCAAGAAAAAACATGTAGAAATTATTGGAATTCGTGGTGAGGCTCCAGAGAGCGTCTCCGTGGTAGAAAATGTAGATGATGTTGCTAACTTGCCTTTTGGCCCGGAAGTACCTTTATTTTTTGTCACACAGACAACATTGAGTTTGGATGACGTTGCTGAGATCGCACAGGCGTTAAAAGTCAGATACCCTCATATTATTACCTTGCCGAGTTCTTCGGTATGTTACGCTACTCAAAATCGTCAAGAAGCACTACGAGCAGTATTGCCACAGGTAAATTTTGTTTATGTTGTTGGTGATACGCAAAGCTCCAATTCTAATCGTTTACGAGAAGTTGCTGAAAAAAGGAATATCCCTTCGAGGTTAATTAATAGTCCCGATCATATTTCTGATGAAATTTTAAATTATTCCGGGGATATAGCTATAACAGCAGGGGCGTCAACTCCTGAGCATATCGTTCAATCTTGTGTTGCCAGGTTGAAGGAATTAATACCTGATTTGCAAGATCACGAAGATATATTTACTATAGAAGATGTCGTATTCCAACCTCCCAAAGAGCTTCGTAATTAA
- a CDS encoding protease-like activity factor CPAF: MKMKKIAALICTLILGFQISSSAQTLVHEHAKADLDFLAHLLHTKYAPAPWKKKLFGWDHKTNHEAALLKLNLEENLTTSQSQRILAQFIGSLNDYHAGVTFYATSHSYLPYTAKLSGTGKCYVVDVNTYTSEIGVGDEILELDGRPVGEVIESMRTGTGTPADYASTVRGLFYRSAAMGQHVPKGTALIKVRRPSGLIRHVRLKWRHTPENIGDFSHVAPLIREPKFSMSVRSTQSSPLLAAAGHNCLFTNAMEPYFWQELRQQYKQVSSSFDIGSKKGFLPDFGHVVWTAKHGPYHGYIFQITDQHGLSHNVGFVRISSYSWTDLEDLNVATRDCPWEDLEEILQHMEKNTEALIIDQTHNPGGSVFYLYGLISMLIDGPVETPKHRMMLTQSEVASAYNWLSLLEGVDTDAEAVAALGANMEGYCVDAMTAGGLQDFSHKVIKCWSRGEVDLSSPLPLLGVDKIYPHPRCNYTHPVCVLIDEECFSCGDLFPAIMKDNQQAFVLGKTTAGAGGFVFNVDFPSRTGIKNCSLTGSLAVRNDGALIENLGVAPHIDIEFTDNDVCSGTYSDYIDKVNTVVLSLIETTNMINSLQEEFIDTTES; encoded by the coding sequence ATGAAAATGAAGAAAATTGCAGCATTAATTTGCACTCTAATTCTAGGGTTTCAAATTTCTAGCTCAGCACAGACTTTAGTGCATGAACATGCTAAAGCGGATTTAGATTTTTTAGCGCACTTATTACATACGAAGTATGCTCCAGCACCTTGGAAGAAAAAACTTTTTGGTTGGGATCATAAAACAAATCACGAAGCGGCTCTGTTAAAGTTAAATCTAGAAGAGAATCTAACCACATCACAGAGTCAACGAATACTTGCTCAGTTTATCGGTAGTTTAAACGACTATCATGCTGGGGTTACTTTCTATGCTACATCGCATTCCTACTTGCCTTATACTGCTAAGTTAAGTGGCACAGGAAAGTGCTACGTTGTTGATGTTAATACCTATACTTCTGAAATCGGCGTGGGTGATGAAATCTTAGAGTTGGATGGCCGCCCTGTTGGAGAGGTGATAGAGAGCATGCGTACAGGTACAGGAACTCCTGCCGATTACGCTTCTACTGTTCGTGGGCTATTTTATCGTTCAGCTGCTATGGGGCAACATGTTCCTAAGGGGACAGCTTTAATAAAGGTGCGTCGTCCTAGTGGTTTGATACGTCATGTACGGTTAAAATGGCGTCATACTCCTGAGAATATTGGAGATTTCTCTCACGTAGCTCCTTTAATACGGGAACCGAAATTTAGTATGAGTGTTCGCTCTACGCAGTCTTCTCCTTTGTTAGCAGCCGCAGGTCACAATTGTTTATTTACAAATGCTATGGAGCCATATTTTTGGCAGGAGCTACGTCAGCAATATAAACAAGTATCCAGTAGTTTTGATATTGGAAGTAAAAAAGGATTTTTACCTGATTTTGGACACGTTGTTTGGACAGCTAAACACGGTCCTTACCACGGCTATATTTTCCAAATCACTGATCAACACGGCTTAAGTCATAATGTTGGTTTTGTTAGAATCTCATCCTATTCTTGGACAGATCTTGAAGATCTCAACGTAGCAACAAGGGATTGTCCTTGGGAAGATCTAGAGGAAATTCTCCAGCACATGGAGAAAAATACCGAAGCGTTGATTATCGATCAGACGCATAACCCTGGAGGCAGTGTTTTCTATCTTTATGGCCTGATTTCCATGTTGATAGATGGCCCTGTAGAGACTCCTAAACATAGAATGATGTTGACTCAAAGTGAAGTCGCCTCTGCTTACAACTGGTTAAGCCTTTTAGAAGGTGTTGATACTGATGCTGAAGCTGTAGCTGCTCTTGGTGCTAACATGGAAGGGTATTGTGTAGATGCTATGACAGCAGGAGGTCTCCAGGATTTCTCTCATAAAGTTATCAAATGCTGGTCAAGAGGAGAAGTTGATCTTTCCTCACCTCTTCCTTTATTAGGAGTTGATAAGATCTACCCACATCCTCGCTGTAATTATACTCATCCTGTCTGTGTCTTGATTGATGAAGAATGCTTCTCTTGTGGAGATTTATTCCCTGCGATTATGAAGGACAATCAACAAGCATTTGTTTTAGGAAAAACGACAGCCGGAGCTGGAGGATTTGTCTTTAATGTAGACTTCCCTAGTAGAACAGGAATTAAAAATTGTTCTTTAACTGGATCTCTAGCTGTAAGAAATGACGGAGCTCTTATAGAAAACCTAGGAGTAGCGCCTCATATAGACATAGAATTTACAGATAATGATGTGTGTTCAGGAACTTATAGCGATTACATTGATAAAGTAAACACTGTTGTTCTTAGCCTAATTGAGACAACAAACATGATTAATTCGCTGCAAGAAGAGTTTATTGATACGACTGAATCTTGA
- a CDS encoding NhaD family Na+:H+ antiporter, producing MLKFQLCALFLFGYIAIVFEHIVRVNKSAVALAMGGLMWLVCFSHIPNADHMVLAEEIADMSQVIFFLFAAMAIVELIDAHKGFSIIVKCCYIQSRTLLLWVLIALSFFLSAALDNLTSIIIIISILKRLVKSREDRLLLGAISVISVNAGGAWTPLGDVTTTMLWINNKVTSWGIIRSLFIPSLVCVVIAGVCAQFIMKKRTTGMISKDVELEDSPKRSGLIICVGLGSLLMVPVWKACLGVPPFIGALLGLGLVWLASDWIHSPHGEDRYHLRIPHILTKIDISSITFFIGILLAVNALTFANVLSELSASMDRLFSRNVVAIFIGLISSVLDNVPLVAATMGMYQVPLDDTLWKLIAYAAGTGGSILVIGSAAGVAFMGMEKVDFLWYFKKISWIALASYFGGLISYFMLDRIAMFF from the coding sequence ATGTTGAAATTCCAATTGTGCGCTCTGTTTTTATTCGGCTATATCGCGATTGTTTTCGAGCATATTGTGCGGGTAAATAAATCTGCTGTGGCATTAGCCATGGGAGGGTTAATGTGGTTGGTGTGTTTTTCTCACATACCTAATGCAGACCATATGGTTCTTGCTGAAGAAATCGCTGACATGTCTCAAGTAATCTTTTTTCTATTTGCGGCAATGGCCATAGTTGAACTTATAGATGCCCATAAAGGATTCTCGATCATAGTAAAGTGTTGTTACATACAATCGCGAACATTGTTGCTTTGGGTGCTCATAGCGCTATCATTCTTTTTATCCGCCGCTTTAGACAACCTCACGTCAATTATTATAATTATTTCCATTTTGAAACGTTTAGTGAAATCCCGGGAAGATCGGTTACTTCTAGGGGCTATTTCTGTGATCAGCGTAAATGCTGGAGGAGCATGGACTCCTCTAGGAGATGTCACAACAACGATGTTATGGATTAACAATAAAGTGACATCTTGGGGAATTATCCGATCCCTATTTATTCCTAGTTTAGTTTGTGTAGTTATTGCTGGAGTATGTGCACAATTTATCATGAAAAAACGCACTACAGGAATGATTTCCAAAGATGTAGAACTCGAAGATTCTCCTAAGAGAAGCGGTTTGATTATTTGTGTTGGTTTGGGGTCTTTATTGATGGTTCCTGTTTGGAAAGCTTGTTTAGGAGTCCCTCCTTTTATAGGTGCCCTGTTGGGACTAGGACTTGTTTGGCTAGCTAGCGATTGGATTCACTCTCCTCATGGGGAAGATCGCTATCACTTACGGATTCCTCATATTTTAACGAAGATTGATATTTCTTCTATTACCTTCTTTATAGGTATATTACTCGCTGTCAATGCCTTAACTTTCGCTAATGTTCTATCTGAACTTTCTGCAAGCATGGATCGGCTATTTTCTAGAAACGTAGTCGCTATTTTTATTGGCCTTATTTCAAGTGTCTTGGATAATGTCCCTCTTGTTGCTGCAACTATGGGTATGTATCAAGTTCCATTAGATGACACACTATGGAAACTTATTGCTTACGCAGCAGGAACCGGGGGAAGTATTTTAGTAATAGGATCAGCTGCCGGCGTTGCCTTTATGGGAATGGAGAAGGTAGACTTCTTGTGGTACTTTAAAAAGATTTCTTGGATTGCCTTGGCCAGCTATTTTGGCGGCCTTATTTCCTATTTTATGCTTGATCGTATCGCAATGTTTTTTTGA
- a CDS encoding solute carrier family 26 protein produces the protein MHVRSLVKVALSFKHLIPKLYTCIKEGYTFNTFKKDFLAGLTVGILAFPFAIAIAIGVGVSPVQGLLASIIGGFIASALGGSRVLISGPTSAFISILYCISAKYGVEGLFTITLMGGVFLIAFGLTGLGTFIKYMPYPVVTGLTTGLAVIIFSSQIRDFLGLQMGDSVPTDFIAKWIAYWDHLWTWDSKAFAVGLFTLLIMIYFRNYKPRYPGVMIAIIVASTLVWLLKIDIPTIGSRYGALPKTIPLPSFPNLSLTKILQLMPDALTIAVLSGIETLLSAVVADGMTGWRHQSNCQLVAQGVANIGTSLFAGMPVTGSLSRTAASIKSGATTPVAGLIHSAFICVILLVLAPLTVKIPLTCLAAVLILIAWNMSEIHHFIHLFTAPKKDVVVLLTVFILTVMTTITSAVQVGMMLAAFLFMKQMSDLSDVISTAKYFDDNTPQKDDDLFTKSEVPAHTEIYEINGPFFFGIADRLKNLLNEIEKPPKIFILCMSRVPTIDASAMHALEEFFLECDRQGTLLLLAGVKKTPLNDLKRYHLDELIGVDHIFSNTKSALLFAQALINLESRSSN, from the coding sequence ATCCACGTTAGGAGTCTAGTGAAAGTCGCCTTATCGTTTAAACACCTTATTCCCAAGCTCTACACTTGTATTAAAGAAGGGTATACCTTCAATACATTTAAAAAAGATTTCCTAGCGGGATTGACTGTAGGGATTCTCGCATTTCCATTTGCTATTGCTATCGCAATCGGTGTGGGCGTATCTCCTGTTCAAGGTCTATTGGCATCCATTATTGGTGGTTTTATAGCCTCTGCTCTAGGCGGCAGCCGAGTTTTAATATCGGGACCGACGAGCGCTTTCATCTCAATACTCTATTGCATTTCAGCAAAATATGGCGTTGAGGGTCTCTTTACGATTACCTTAATGGGAGGGGTATTCCTTATTGCCTTCGGGCTGACAGGATTAGGGACCTTCATTAAGTATATGCCCTACCCCGTGGTTACAGGACTAACAACAGGGTTAGCCGTTATCATTTTCTCATCGCAAATTAGAGACTTTTTAGGTCTTCAAATGGGTGATAGTGTACCTACGGATTTTATTGCCAAATGGATAGCTTATTGGGATCACTTATGGACTTGGGACAGTAAAGCCTTTGCTGTCGGCTTGTTTACCCTGCTCATCATGATTTACTTCCGTAACTATAAGCCACGTTATCCCGGAGTAATGATAGCCATTATTGTAGCCTCTACCCTGGTATGGTTACTTAAAATAGACATCCCCACTATCGGCAGCCGTTATGGAGCCCTCCCGAAAACAATACCCCTACCTTCGTTTCCAAATCTTAGTCTGACGAAGATTTTACAGCTCATGCCAGATGCTCTAACTATTGCCGTTCTTTCCGGAATAGAGACTTTACTATCTGCCGTGGTTGCCGATGGTATGACAGGATGGAGACACCAGTCCAACTGCCAGCTTGTTGCTCAAGGTGTCGCAAATATCGGAACATCCCTATTTGCAGGTATGCCTGTAACAGGTTCCTTATCAAGAACTGCAGCAAGTATTAAGTCAGGAGCTACAACTCCTGTAGCAGGACTAATTCACTCAGCTTTTATCTGCGTGATTCTCTTAGTTTTAGCACCCCTAACAGTAAAGATCCCTCTTACCTGTTTGGCGGCTGTTCTTATTCTTATTGCTTGGAACATGAGTGAAATTCATCACTTCATTCACCTATTTACAGCACCTAAAAAAGACGTTGTTGTTCTTCTTACCGTGTTTATCCTTACGGTAATGACTACAATTACCTCCGCAGTGCAAGTTGGAATGATGCTCGCCGCGTTTCTATTCATGAAACAAATGAGCGATCTTTCTGACGTGATATCCACAGCAAAGTACTTCGACGATAATACCCCGCAAAAAGATGACGACCTCTTTACTAAGTCCGAAGTCCCCGCTCATACAGAAATTTATGAGATCAATGGTCCGTTCTTCTTTGGAATTGCTGATAGATTGAAAAATCTCCTTAATGAAATTGAGAAGCCCCCAAAAATCTTTATCCTGTGCATGAGTCGAGTACCGACAATTGATGCTTCAGCAATGCACGCTTTGGAAGAATTCTTCTTAGAATGTGATCGTCAAGGGACGCTTTTACTTTTAGCCGGAGTGAAAAAAACACCTTTAAACGATCTTAAACGTTACCATTTAGATGAGCTTATCGGTGTTGATCATATCTTCTCAAATACAAAGAGCGCTCTTTTATTTGCCCAAGCATTGATTAATTTAGAGAGTAGATCATCAAATTAA